The Salana multivorans genome window below encodes:
- a CDS encoding carbohydrate ABC transporter permease, with translation MSVTTEGRRRPGVGAAPRRSSATERRRRRQGLVAWLFALPFVLIFMVFMFGPLVWSFGMSFTDMTIRDIRTPFSVNFEGLQNFVAVFQDETFRKALVNTLYFTVVGIPLTMVFGLALAVALNTGIEKFRSVFRVGFYTPVVTSIVAVAVVWRFMLQGDGLVNTVLGWVGINGPDWLNDQYWAMPSIILMAAWRNMGTLMIIFLAGLQAIPSDVYEAAEVDGASKWRQFRTMTLPLLRPTLLLGAVLLSVGFLQVFEEPFVMTKGGPLNSTLTMSFFVYNQFGYGRFGFGSAAAYVLFAFIAALAAVQFRILRSKD, from the coding sequence ATGTCCGTCACGACTGAAGGGCGGCGCCGGCCCGGTGTCGGCGCCGCCCCTCGGCGATCGAGCGCCACCGAGCGTCGTCGTCGCCGTCAGGGTCTCGTCGCCTGGCTGTTCGCGCTCCCGTTCGTGCTCATCTTCATGGTGTTCATGTTCGGGCCGCTGGTCTGGTCGTTCGGGATGTCCTTCACCGACATGACCATCCGGGACATCCGGACCCCGTTCTCGGTGAACTTCGAGGGCCTGCAGAACTTCGTCGCGGTCTTCCAGGACGAGACGTTCCGCAAGGCGCTCGTCAACACCCTGTACTTCACGGTGGTCGGGATCCCGCTGACGATGGTGTTCGGCCTCGCGCTCGCCGTCGCGCTGAACACGGGGATCGAGAAGTTCCGGTCCGTCTTCCGCGTCGGCTTCTACACGCCCGTCGTGACGTCGATCGTCGCGGTCGCGGTCGTGTGGCGCTTCATGCTGCAGGGCGACGGCCTCGTCAACACCGTGCTCGGCTGGGTCGGGATCAACGGGCCGGACTGGCTGAACGACCAGTACTGGGCGATGCCGTCGATCATCCTCATGGCCGCCTGGCGGAACATGGGCACGCTCATGATCATCTTCCTCGCCGGCCTCCAGGCGATCCCGAGCGACGTCTACGAGGCGGCCGAGGTCGACGGCGCGAGCAAGTGGCGTCAGTTCCGCACGATGACGCTGCCGCTCCTGCGCCCGACGCTCCTGCTCGGGGCCGTGCTGCTCTCGGTCGGCTTCCTCCAGGTGTTCGAGGAGCCCTTCGTCATGACCAAGGGCGGTCCGCTCAACTCGACGCTGACGATGAGCTTCTTCGTCTACAACCAGTTCGGCTACGGACGGTTCGGCTTCGGGTCGGCCGCCGCGTACGTGCTGTTCGCGTTCATCGCCGCGCTCGCGGCCGTCCAGTTCCGCATCCTGCGATCGAAGGACTGA
- a CDS encoding carbohydrate ABC transporter permease translates to MVTVNPVSSRPASPGPVSSARSALRFPWSRAVTYTVLSVGLLVTIMPFIWMLLGSFKTQGELLRRPITWWPQAPTTENYETWMSQLDYGKFLTNSLIVAVCVVLGNLLFCSMVGYALAKIDFPGRRLLFGLVMTMLMVPGVVTLIPTFVIVANLGLVNTYPALILPFLAGPLGVFLMRQYIQGIPDALMEAARIDGAGEFRVFSRIVLPQCGPPLATLAILTFLGSWNNFLWPLVVAQTEDMYTLPVALSLYSVGSNQTNYGILMAGSVLVVAPILVLFLLLQRYFVQGIAMTGIK, encoded by the coding sequence ATGGTGACCGTCAACCCCGTGTCGTCCCGTCCGGCCTCGCCCGGCCCCGTGTCCTCCGCGCGCTCCGCCCTGCGCTTCCCGTGGTCGCGCGCCGTGACCTACACGGTGCTGTCCGTCGGGCTCCTCGTGACGATCATGCCGTTCATCTGGATGCTGCTCGGCAGCTTCAAGACGCAGGGCGAGCTGCTCCGGCGCCCGATCACCTGGTGGCCGCAGGCGCCGACGACGGAGAACTACGAGACCTGGATGTCCCAGCTCGACTACGGCAAGTTCCTCACGAACTCGCTCATCGTCGCCGTCTGCGTCGTGCTGGGGAACCTGCTCTTCTGCTCGATGGTCGGGTACGCGCTGGCGAAGATCGACTTCCCCGGCCGGCGCCTCCTGTTCGGCCTCGTCATGACGATGCTCATGGTGCCGGGCGTCGTCACCCTGATCCCGACGTTCGTCATCGTGGCGAACCTGGGGCTGGTCAACACCTACCCGGCGCTCATCCTGCCGTTCCTGGCCGGACCGCTCGGCGTCTTCCTCATGCGCCAGTACATCCAGGGCATCCCGGACGCGCTCATGGAGGCCGCTCGGATCGACGGGGCCGGGGAGTTCCGCGTGTTCTCCCGGATCGTGCTGCCCCAGTGCGGGCCGCCGCTGGCGACGCTCGCGATCCTCACGTTCCTCGGGTCGTGGAACAACTTCCTCTGGCCGCTCGTCGTCGCGCAGACCGAGGACATGTACACGCTGCCCGTCGCGCTGTCCCTGTACTCGGTCGGGTCGAACCAGACCAACTACGGGATCCTCATGGCCGGCTCGGTGCTCGTGGTGGCGCCGATCCTCGTCCTCTTCCTGCTGCTGCAGCGCTATTTCGTCCAGGGCATCGCCATGACTGGCATCAAGTAG
- a CDS encoding glycoside hydrolase family 1 protein, protein MTTIQFPADFLWGASTAAHQIEGNNLNSDWWQREVEPGSRLAERSGDAADSYHRYRDDIDMLAASGLRSYRFSVEWARIEPERGMVSRAELAHYRRMIQYCLDAGVTPLVTLHHFTNPRWFVRDGGWLDPGAPDLFARYVETVLPILDGVSHVFTINEPNILAMMIGGEKGEEQLQAGALPAPDPVATEHLIAAHRRAVDLVRTTGIPVGWPVAPQQFFADPGAEEVLRAYAHPRETVFLEAARGDDFVAVQAYTRTRITLDGPQPAPEGAEVTLTGWEYYPPAIAEAARLGHEITGLPVLVSENGIATADDARRIDYTRDALRHLHEAMEEGTPILGYLHWSLLDNYEWGSFRPTFGLASWSPETFERLPKPSLAWLGGVARDGRLDVD, encoded by the coding sequence ATGACGACCATCCAGTTCCCGGCCGACTTCCTCTGGGGCGCCTCGACGGCGGCGCACCAGATCGAGGGCAACAACCTCAACAGCGACTGGTGGCAGCGCGAGGTGGAGCCGGGCTCGCGCCTCGCCGAGCGGTCGGGCGACGCCGCCGACAGCTACCACCGCTACCGCGACGACATCGACATGCTCGCGGCCTCGGGCCTGCGCAGCTACCGGTTCTCCGTCGAGTGGGCCCGGATCGAGCCCGAGCGCGGCATGGTCTCCCGCGCGGAGCTGGCCCACTACCGCCGGATGATCCAGTACTGCCTGGACGCCGGGGTGACCCCGCTGGTGACGCTCCACCACTTCACCAACCCGCGCTGGTTCGTCCGGGACGGCGGCTGGCTCGACCCGGGCGCCCCCGACCTGTTCGCGCGCTACGTCGAGACCGTGCTGCCGATCCTCGACGGCGTCTCGCACGTGTTCACGATCAACGAGCCGAACATCCTCGCGATGATGATCGGCGGCGAGAAGGGCGAGGAGCAGCTCCAGGCCGGGGCGCTGCCGGCGCCCGACCCGGTCGCGACCGAGCACCTCATCGCGGCCCACCGCCGGGCGGTCGACCTCGTGCGGACCACCGGCATCCCGGTCGGGTGGCCCGTCGCGCCGCAGCAGTTCTTCGCCGACCCCGGCGCGGAGGAGGTGCTGCGCGCGTACGCCCACCCGCGCGAGACGGTGTTCCTCGAGGCCGCGCGCGGGGACGACTTCGTCGCCGTCCAGGCCTACACCCGGACGCGGATCACGCTCGACGGGCCGCAGCCGGCGCCGGAGGGCGCCGAGGTGACGCTCACCGGCTGGGAGTACTACCCGCCGGCGATCGCCGAGGCCGCCCGGCTCGGCCACGAGATCACGGGGCTGCCCGTCCTCGTGTCGGAGAACGGCATCGCGACCGCCGACGACGCGCGCCGGATCGACTACACGCGCGACGCCCTGCGCCACCTGCACGAGGCGATGGAGGAGGGGACGCCGATCCTCGGCTACCTGCACTGGTCGCTCCTCGACAACTACGAGTGGGGCTCGTTCCGGCCGACCTTCGGCCTCGCCTCGTGGTCGCCCGAGACCTTCGAGCGCCTGCCCAAGCCCAGCCTCGCCTGGCTGGGCGGCGTGGCCCGCGACGGCCGGCTCGACGTCGACTGA
- the uidA gene encoding beta-glucuronidase: MLRPQDGPTRESTRLDGVWRFRADPDGTGRDAAWSRGVPDAGRMPVPSSYGDVLPGSGLRQHVGDVWYEREVWVPSGWRGRRVLLRFDAAAHEATVWVNGVEVARHVGGYLPFEADVTDAAPAGEPARVVVRVGNELTLATIPPGVVETTASGRRQRYFHDFLHYSGLHRSVWLSAVPPVRFDTLDVATELAPTGEPPPVERATGEGGPVARAARRDATVRVRAGVAGDASGAVVTAVLLDADEREVARDAGDAGAAIELAVPDAHPWAPGDGYRYLLRLELRDAAGDLLDAYATRVGIRTVRVDGARLLVNDVPVRLRGFGRHEDHPVRGKGHDDVLAVHDHELLGWFGANSFRTSHYPYAEEVLDLADEDGLLVISESPAVGQNAVFSGGRLGAETFGEGPDLIGADAQAAHARVLRELLARDALHPSVIAWSIANEPASSTDAAERYFAPLVDLVRELDPSRPVTFANETSNRPGRCRVTPMVDLLLVNRYLGWYVDTGDLVSAEEHLRAELAAWAELGKPIVVSEFGADAVAGVHHLDPEPWSEEYQRDLVAMSTRVFDTVPAVIGEHVWNLADFATAPGLIRVDGNRKGVLTRQRQPKAAAWALRERWRAAAERERAAATGRDEDHRRNHQKGSDRDRPDTP, from the coding sequence GTGCTGCGCCCGCAGGACGGACCGACGCGCGAGTCGACGCGGCTGGACGGCGTGTGGCGGTTCCGCGCCGACCCGGACGGGACCGGGCGCGACGCGGCGTGGTCGCGGGGCGTCCCGGACGCCGGCCGGATGCCGGTGCCCTCGTCCTACGGCGACGTCCTGCCCGGGTCGGGGCTGCGCCAGCACGTCGGTGACGTCTGGTACGAGCGCGAGGTCTGGGTCCCGAGCGGCTGGCGCGGGCGGCGGGTGCTGCTTCGGTTCGACGCGGCCGCGCACGAGGCGACCGTCTGGGTCAACGGCGTCGAGGTCGCGCGGCACGTCGGCGGATACCTCCCGTTCGAGGCCGACGTGACGGATGCGGCGCCGGCGGGGGAGCCGGCCCGCGTCGTCGTCCGCGTGGGCAACGAGCTGACGCTGGCGACCATCCCGCCGGGCGTGGTCGAGACGACCGCCTCCGGCCGGCGACAGCGCTACTTCCACGACTTCCTCCACTACTCGGGGCTGCACCGCAGCGTCTGGCTCTCGGCCGTCCCGCCCGTCCGGTTCGACACGCTCGACGTGGCGACCGAGCTGGCGCCGACCGGTGAGCCGCCGCCGGTCGAGCGGGCGACGGGCGAGGGGGGCCCGGTCGCCCGGGCGGCCCGACGGGACGCGACGGTCCGGGTCCGGGCCGGCGTCGCGGGCGACGCGTCGGGCGCCGTCGTGACCGCCGTCCTGCTCGACGCGGACGAGCGTGAGGTGGCCCGGGACGCGGGCGACGCCGGCGCCGCGATCGAGCTCGCGGTCCCGGACGCGCACCCGTGGGCGCCGGGGGACGGGTACCGATACCTGCTCCGCCTGGAGCTGCGCGACGCCGCGGGCGACCTGCTGGACGCCTACGCCACCCGGGTCGGGATCCGCACCGTGCGCGTCGACGGGGCGCGCCTCCTCGTCAACGACGTCCCCGTGCGGCTGCGCGGCTTCGGCCGGCACGAGGACCACCCGGTACGCGGCAAGGGGCACGACGACGTCCTGGCCGTCCACGACCACGAGCTGCTCGGCTGGTTCGGCGCGAACTCCTTCCGCACGTCCCACTACCCGTACGCCGAGGAGGTGCTCGACCTCGCGGACGAGGACGGGCTGCTCGTCATCAGCGAGTCGCCGGCGGTCGGGCAGAACGCGGTCTTCTCCGGCGGCCGGCTCGGGGCCGAGACGTTCGGCGAGGGACCCGACCTCATCGGCGCGGACGCGCAGGCGGCGCACGCGCGGGTGCTGCGCGAGCTCCTCGCGCGGGACGCGCTGCACCCCAGCGTCATCGCCTGGTCGATCGCCAACGAGCCGGCGAGCTCGACCGACGCGGCCGAGCGCTACTTCGCCCCGCTGGTCGACCTGGTGCGCGAGCTCGACCCCTCGCGGCCCGTGACGTTCGCGAACGAGACGAGCAACCGTCCGGGGCGGTGCCGCGTCACGCCGATGGTCGACCTGCTCCTCGTCAACCGCTACCTCGGCTGGTACGTCGACACCGGCGACCTGGTCTCGGCCGAGGAGCACCTGCGCGCCGAGCTGGCGGCCTGGGCCGAGCTCGGCAAGCCGATCGTCGTGAGCGAGTTCGGCGCGGACGCCGTCGCCGGCGTCCACCACCTCGACCCCGAGCCGTGGTCCGAGGAGTACCAGCGCGACCTCGTCGCGATGTCCACCCGCGTCTTCGACACCGTCCCGGCCGTGATCGGGGAGCACGTCTGGAACCTCGCCGACTTCGCGACGGCGCCCGGGCTCATCCGGGTCGACGGCAACCGCAAGGGCGTCCTGACCCGTCAGCGGCAGCCGAAGGCCGCGGCCTGGGCGCTGCGCGAGCGCTGGCGGGCGGCGGCGGAGCGCGAGCGAGCCGCCGCGACCGGGCGCGACGAGGACCACCGCCGGAACCACCAGAAGGGGAGCGACCGTGACCGCCCTGACACTCCGTGA
- a CDS encoding beta-galactosidase, producing the protein MTALTLRDRQILADGEPTIVVAGEVHYFRLHPRDWESRLCLLREAGADTVATYVPWVVHERGDGTIDLVGRTDPSLDLGGFVDLAADRGLRVLLRPGPFIMAETAGEGVPDRVRREHPEVVPLGWHGRPVPTAELDYLAPAFLGEVRRWYDAVGAVAAPRMAPAGGPVAAVQLDNEVGMLAWVSNAPHLDDRSLAELRDWLEARHGDRLARRYPGLADASTAESLASFAASIRSPRPEWAQRLRIDLGRFARGRLARYVDLLAGYAREAGMGGVPFLVNVHGTAERSGAPFPVGISQLVETYAGKPGFAAGSDHYLGDLDLPRAADLHLMNACLTAVNGPDQPTTALELEAGAGDYADDLAHATDPSAVVLKTRLSLAQGNRLLNYYLFAGGTNGVADPPRSDGTTRFGITGERHGFSAPVDPERGRSRHFASQAEAMSLAARLRPWIADAREEHDDLAIGLHLDHYLTEYVPPRTGPAEDVAELEYARGAGPRGLVGRVLLTLGYRYGAVDLQTSGDLPRLVVLGTPRAVARDVQELLARHVLDGGSLLMLGHLPVTDLDGEACTVLADALGIAATGEVVDRPDWFTSVTSTWGRATERRVSRAETYAAPGAEVFLREAIGGEPTGLLVRAGRGTAVLVGCDYGVDLELFRTVLTRLGVAPGLAREPHPGLVTTTTRAADGSRLLHVLNVSGFALRSAFELDGTRLFDGAEIEVPARSGLALPIGVRVAGRELAATSEVLGVDGGRVRLAAPGRAWLDGAEVDAADGAVAL; encoded by the coding sequence GTGACCGCCCTGACACTCCGTGACCGCCAGATCCTCGCCGACGGCGAGCCGACGATCGTCGTCGCTGGCGAGGTCCACTACTTCCGCCTCCACCCGCGGGACTGGGAGTCCCGGCTGTGCCTCCTGCGCGAGGCGGGGGCCGACACGGTGGCCACCTACGTGCCGTGGGTCGTGCACGAGCGCGGTGACGGCACGATCGACCTGGTCGGCCGGACCGACCCGTCCCTCGACCTCGGCGGCTTCGTCGACCTCGCCGCGGACCGTGGGCTGCGGGTCCTCCTGCGGCCGGGGCCGTTCATCATGGCGGAGACCGCCGGCGAGGGCGTGCCCGACCGGGTGCGCCGCGAGCACCCGGAGGTCGTGCCGCTCGGCTGGCACGGCCGGCCCGTCCCCACGGCCGAGCTCGACTACCTCGCCCCCGCCTTCCTCGGCGAGGTCCGACGCTGGTACGACGCGGTCGGTGCCGTCGCCGCGCCCCGGATGGCGCCGGCGGGCGGACCGGTCGCGGCCGTCCAGCTCGACAACGAGGTCGGGATGCTGGCCTGGGTGTCGAACGCCCCGCACCTCGACGACCGCTCGCTCGCGGAGCTGCGCGACTGGCTGGAGGCTCGCCACGGCGACCGGCTGGCGCGGCGCTACCCCGGACTGGCGGACGCCTCGACGGCGGAGTCCCTCGCGTCCTTCGCCGCGTCGATCCGGTCGCCGCGGCCGGAGTGGGCGCAGCGGCTGCGGATCGACCTCGGGCGGTTCGCGCGCGGTCGGCTCGCCCGCTACGTCGACCTCCTCGCCGGGTACGCCCGGGAGGCGGGCATGGGCGGCGTCCCGTTCCTCGTCAACGTCCACGGCACGGCGGAGAGGTCCGGTGCGCCGTTCCCCGTCGGCATCTCCCAGCTCGTCGAGACGTACGCCGGGAAGCCGGGGTTCGCCGCGGGGTCCGACCACTACCTCGGCGACCTCGACCTGCCCCGCGCCGCCGACCTGCACCTGATGAACGCCTGCCTCACGGCCGTCAACGGCCCCGACCAGCCCACCACCGCGCTGGAGCTCGAGGCCGGGGCCGGCGACTACGCCGACGACCTCGCCCACGCCACCGACCCCTCCGCCGTCGTGCTCAAGACGCGCCTGTCGCTCGCGCAGGGCAACCGACTGCTCAACTACTACCTGTTCGCCGGCGGGACCAACGGCGTCGCCGACCCGCCGCGCTCGGACGGCACCACGCGGTTCGGCATCACGGGGGAGCGGCACGGCTTCTCCGCCCCGGTCGACCCCGAGCGCGGCCGGAGCCGGCACTTCGCGTCGCAGGCGGAGGCGATGTCGCTCGCGGCACGGCTGCGGCCGTGGATCGCCGACGCCCGGGAGGAGCACGACGACCTCGCGATCGGCCTCCACCTCGACCACTACCTCACGGAGTACGTCCCGCCGCGGACCGGGCCCGCCGAGGACGTGGCCGAGCTGGAGTACGCCCGCGGCGCCGGTCCGCGCGGCCTCGTCGGGCGCGTCCTGCTCACCCTCGGCTACCGGTACGGGGCGGTCGACCTGCAGACGTCAGGAGACCTGCCCCGGCTGGTCGTGCTCGGCACCCCCAGGGCCGTCGCCCGCGACGTCCAGGAGCTGCTGGCGCGGCACGTGCTGGACGGCGGCTCGCTGCTCATGCTCGGGCACCTGCCCGTCACGGACCTCGACGGCGAGGCCTGCACGGTGCTCGCCGACGCGCTCGGCATCGCGGCGACGGGCGAGGTGGTCGACCGGCCCGACTGGTTCACCTCGGTCACCTCGACCTGGGGTCGGGCGACCGAGCGTCGGGTGAGCCGGGCCGAGACCTACGCGGCACCCGGGGCGGAGGTGTTCCTCCGGGAGGCGATCGGCGGCGAGCCGACGGGGCTGCTCGTGCGGGCCGGGCGCGGCACCGCCGTCCTGGTCGGCTGCGACTACGGGGTCGACCTCGAGCTGTTCCGCACCGTCCTGACGAGGCTGGGCGTGGCGCCCGGTCTCGCGCGGGAGCCGCACCCCGGCCTCGTCACCACCACGACCCGCGCGGCGGACGGCTCCCGCCTCCTCCACGTGCTCAACGTGAGCGGGTTCGCGCTGCGGAGCGCGTTCGAGCTCGACGGGACGCGGCTGTTCGACGGTGCCGAGATCGAGGTGCCGGCGCGCTCCGGGCTGGCACTGCCCATCGGCGTCCGGGTCGCCGGACGCGAGCTGGCGGCGACGAGCGAGGTGCTCGGGGTCGACGGCGGGAGGGTCCGGCTGGCGGCCCCCGGCCGCGCGTGGCTCGACGGCGCCGAGGTCGACGCAGCGGACGGCGCTGTGGCGCTCTAG
- a CDS encoding endonuclease/exonuclease/phosphatase family protein, with protein sequence MTRAHLMTYNIKNDSPGERHAAWTRDRREALVAVVREAAPDVAALQEVVAHQLAHLRADLPSYIAVGVGRDDGDAAGEHVPLLVRSDRWSIRTWGTFWLSPSPDVPSLHPGTHCARVCTWAVLDAVAGAGELRVWNVHLDHESEDAREFGMRLVLDRIAAAGPGRDVVLGDLNAGPGSAPVAAALTGLRDAREASRSAPTGSGATFHDWVPAAIRDSGGEHAERIDWVLVGPGIEVLAYDVPAIDETADAVLPSDHYPVVVDVEIGTSVARPATEAGSAAAAAG encoded by the coding sequence ATGACCCGCGCCCATCTCATGACGTACAACATCAAGAACGACTCCCCCGGCGAGCGGCACGCGGCGTGGACCCGGGATCGCCGCGAGGCGCTCGTCGCGGTGGTCCGCGAGGCGGCTCCCGACGTCGCGGCGCTCCAGGAGGTGGTCGCGCACCAGCTCGCGCACCTGCGCGCCGACCTCCCGTCGTACATCGCGGTCGGGGTCGGCCGGGACGACGGCGACGCGGCCGGCGAGCACGTCCCGCTGCTCGTGCGGTCCGACCGGTGGTCGATCCGCACGTGGGGGACGTTCTGGCTGTCGCCGTCGCCGGACGTCCCCAGCCTCCATCCCGGGACGCACTGCGCTCGTGTGTGCACCTGGGCCGTGCTCGACGCGGTGGCGGGGGCCGGGGAGCTGCGGGTGTGGAACGTCCACCTGGACCACGAGAGCGAGGACGCTCGGGAGTTCGGGATGCGGCTCGTCCTCGACCGGATCGCGGCCGCCGGCCCGGGCCGCGACGTCGTCCTCGGTGACCTCAACGCCGGTCCGGGCTCGGCGCCGGTCGCCGCGGCGCTGACCGGGCTGCGCGACGCGCGCGAGGCGTCCCGGTCGGCGCCGACCGGGTCGGGCGCTACCTTCCACGACTGGGTCCCGGCGGCGATCCGGGACTCGGGTGGGGAGCACGCCGAGCGGATCGACTGGGTGCTGGTCGGTCCGGGCATCGAGGTGCTCGCCTACGACGTGCCGGCGATCGACGAGACCGCCGACGCCGTGCTGCCGAGCGACCACTACCCCGTCGTCGTCGACGTCGAGATCGGCACGTCGGTGGCCCGGCCGGCGACCGAGGCCGGGTCCGCGGCCGCGGCCGCGGGCTGA
- the uvrC gene encoding excinuclease ABC subunit UvrC → MTDPASYRPKPGEIPDSPGVYRFSDPSGRVIYVGKAKSLRQRLASYFADLTTLHPRTATMVTTASRVEWTVVSTEVEALSLEYSWIKEFDPRFNVKYRDDKSYPYLAVTMGEDFPRVQVMRGAKRPGTRYFGPYSHAWAIRETVDLLLRVFPIRSCSAGVFKRAAASDRPCLLGYIDKCSAPCVGRITPEAHRLLAEDFCAFMAGDTGTFVKRVEREMRQAASELDFERAARLRDDLGALQRVVEKNAVVLSDATDTDVFALALDELEVSVQVFHVRGGRIRGQRGWVSERVEDLDEAELVERLLLQVYGDGGADVPREVLVPHLPGDHAELSDWLAQRRGARVQLRVPVRGDKRALADTVRTNAEGALALHKVRRAGDLTSRSRALEDLQRELELPSSPLRIECIDISTTQGTHQVGSLVVFEDGLPRKSDYRHFVVRGESGEGARDDTAAMYEVVSRRFSRMRQERETTAMPGIDPETGRPQRFAYAPNLLVVDGGPPQVAAAARALADLGVEDIALVGLAKRLEEVWLPGEEFPVVLPRTSEGLYLLQRVRDEAHRFAISHHRKRRGKAMTRSALDDVPGLGPARQKALLAHFRSLKGLRAANVEEIAEVPGIGPRLALTVHDALHREPAAGSTAEPGILGA, encoded by the coding sequence GTGACCGATCCGGCGAGCTACCGGCCGAAGCCCGGCGAGATACCCGACTCCCCGGGCGTCTACCGCTTCTCGGACCCCTCGGGTCGCGTCATCTACGTCGGCAAGGCCAAGAGCCTGCGTCAGCGCCTCGCGAGCTACTTCGCCGACCTCACGACGCTCCACCCCCGCACGGCCACGATGGTGACGACCGCGAGCCGGGTCGAGTGGACGGTCGTCTCGACCGAGGTCGAGGCGCTCAGCCTCGAGTACTCCTGGATCAAGGAGTTCGACCCGCGGTTCAACGTCAAGTACCGGGACGACAAGTCCTACCCCTACCTCGCCGTCACGATGGGGGAGGACTTCCCGCGCGTCCAGGTGATGCGCGGCGCCAAGCGGCCGGGGACGCGCTACTTCGGGCCGTACTCGCACGCGTGGGCGATCCGCGAGACGGTCGACCTGCTCCTGCGGGTGTTCCCCATCCGGAGCTGCTCGGCCGGGGTGTTCAAGCGGGCGGCCGCGAGCGACCGGCCCTGCCTGCTCGGGTACATCGACAAGTGCTCGGCGCCGTGCGTCGGGCGGATCACACCGGAGGCGCACCGCCTGCTCGCCGAGGACTTCTGCGCCTTCATGGCCGGCGACACGGGGACGTTCGTCAAGCGGGTCGAGCGGGAGATGCGCCAGGCGGCGAGCGAGCTCGACTTCGAGCGAGCTGCGCGCCTGCGGGACGACCTCGGGGCGCTGCAGCGCGTGGTGGAGAAGAACGCCGTCGTGCTCTCGGACGCCACGGACACCGACGTGTTCGCGCTCGCGCTCGACGAGCTGGAGGTGTCCGTCCAGGTGTTCCACGTGCGCGGCGGGCGCATCCGCGGCCAGCGCGGCTGGGTCTCCGAGCGCGTCGAGGACCTCGACGAGGCCGAGCTGGTCGAGCGGCTCCTGCTCCAGGTCTACGGCGACGGCGGAGCCGACGTCCCGCGCGAGGTGCTCGTCCCGCACCTGCCCGGCGACCACGCCGAGCTGTCCGACTGGCTGGCGCAGCGCCGCGGCGCGCGGGTGCAGCTGCGCGTCCCGGTCCGCGGGGACAAGAGGGCGCTGGCCGACACGGTCCGGACGAACGCCGAGGGCGCCCTCGCGCTGCACAAGGTCCGCCGCGCCGGCGACCTCACCTCCCGCTCGCGCGCGCTGGAGGACCTCCAGCGCGAGCTCGAGCTGCCGTCGTCGCCGCTGCGGATCGAGTGCATCGACATCTCCACCACCCAGGGCACCCACCAGGTCGGCTCGCTCGTCGTCTTCGAGGACGGCCTGCCCCGCAAGTCCGACTACCGCCACTTCGTCGTGCGCGGCGAGTCCGGCGAGGGAGCCCGGGACGACACGGCCGCCATGTACGAGGTGGTCTCCCGGCGGTTCTCCCGGATGCGCCAGGAGCGCGAGACCACGGCGATGCCGGGCATCGACCCCGAGACCGGTCGTCCGCAGCGGTTCGCCTACGCGCCGAACCTCCTCGTGGTCGACGGCGGGCCGCCGCAGGTGGCCGCCGCGGCCCGCGCGCTGGCGGACCTGGGGGTCGAGGACATCGCGCTCGTCGGCCTCGCCAAGCGCCTCGAGGAGGTGTGGCTGCCGGGGGAGGAGTTCCCCGTGGTGCTCCCGCGGACGAGCGAGGGGCTCTACCTGCTCCAGCGCGTGCGCGACGAGGCGCACCGGTTCGCCATCAGCCATCACCGCAAGCGCCGCGGCAAGGCGATGACGCGCTCCGCGCTCGACGACGTCCCGGGCCTCGGCCCCGCCCGGCAGAAGGCCCTGCTCGCGCACTTCCGCTCGCTCAAGGGGCTGCGCGCGGCGAACGTCGAGGAGATCGCCGAGGTGCCGGGGATCGGGCCCCGGCTCGCGCTCACCGTCCACGACGCGCTGCACCGCGAACCCGCCGCCGGATCGACCGCCGAGCCTGGCATCCTGGGGGCATGA